From a region of the Arachis ipaensis cultivar K30076 chromosome B09, Araip1.1, whole genome shotgun sequence genome:
- the LOC110266385 gene encoding uncharacterized protein LOC110266385, translating into MQNLAQRRNVGIKILTTLPSNEAFLSSPASPSPINISINTDDGTSKSWIAIQKEPNVIDHHQNDTVKSNSSQLSRENEAVNNTTTSIKRSNSSKKEKKVFPPPIPSLARTQNLASHMPWVLRRYYTSEGRLILKEEKVRHHEYFRVHRANGRLTLKLVHLDNINNKDYQEITEGSHNNHTAFAPNKFAAEDKGNEELLHGQNNENGVVVCGSNNGRLKCMNFNCLTSPSPRSRCTFEVKMHPAIRTVHG; encoded by the coding sequence ATGCAAAACTTAGCTCAACGTCGTAACGTGGGTATCAAAATCCTCACTACATTACCTTCGAATGAGGCATTCTTAAGTTCTCCTGCATCCCCATCACCAATCAATATCTCCATCAACACAGATGACGGCACCAGTAAGAGTTGGATTGCCATTCAAAAGGAACCCAATGTCATCGATCATCACCAGAatgacacagtgaaatctaacAGTTCTCAATTATCAAGAGAAAACGAAGCGGTTAATAACACAACCACGTCCATCAAGCGAAGTAATAgcagtaaaaaggaaaagaaagtgtTCCCTCCTCCTATACCATCTCTAGCACGGACACAGAACCTGGCTTCGCACATGCCATGGGTATTGAGAAGGTACTACACAAGCGAAGGAAGGTTGATTCTCAAAGAGGAAAAGGTGAGGCATCATGAGTACTTTCGAGTACATAGGGCCAATGGTAGACTCACCTTGAAGCTTGTTCATCTTGACAACATCAACAACAAAGATTATCAAGAGATCACTGAAGGCTCTCATAATAATCATACTGCATTTGCTCCTAACAAATTTGCAGCTGAAGATAAGGGTAATGAAGAATTACTACATGGCCAAAATAATGAAAATGGTGTTGTAGTATGTGGCAGCAATAATGGTAGACTAAAGTGCATGAACTTCAATTGTTTGACATCACCATCTCCTCGAAGCCGGTGTACTTTCGAAGTGAAGATGCACCCGGCAATTAGAACGGTTCATGGTTGA